A genomic window from Montipora capricornis isolate CH-2021 chromosome 8, ASM3666992v2, whole genome shotgun sequence includes:
- the LOC138059719 gene encoding trinucleotide repeat-containing gene 6C protein-like, which translates to MPNEGKKEYLKILGVDNCSSENEIKRAYKKLALQFHPDKNGDFSGRKQFEEISKAFESLMREYRNDSNRSDCDQVFFDFLRDIFGWKQDSESASSNNFLMYFCGSKQHLCSSDMDFDSRYQDNEDVDDIDGESDIDSIMEIIKNRRKKGKHVPEEFKEENLLDMKTKLNQHKEDMKKDVSKKQVSKKGKTPVPVAKPKPKSKKQLQAEQRRREKEMEKIAIELEEKRKEEEEKEKQRKQLEAEKQKRLEEERVKAQNEERKRREKEQKERERQQKLEQEREEKRRRQQEEEKKRKEEEEKRKKAEREKAEKERAAKKAAQQAAKEKEDKEKAANKNQSMKRQQQQQRTDQQQYPREIPPRFQKKMKQKEQQTQYTQPLQQQTLQQPSVPQQTKVQAKPQPTVGKKKDPNRFASKEYADIIEPMDDSGWTQGAPGKGSGWGNSLDTWDDADKWGTEDRLWGNKEGTWDKVVVDEGDKETWPTVGSKGTIGDKLETTGNDPGSEKGQYSRDSSPKTSVSSMGGKSENTGSTVQGNVVSNVDKKLLPSNHWSGVYPSSSENWDIVMDDSIDKAIDAADAVSAKENSSLAAGWDGVAKGGLGGIIGTSSNWEGGLNPKDSAASVLSSESSKGGFANNLNAFDTDGWSKTPGKGTKPKQPTEINSGSNLVTASWGGTPAESDLKWTEPNSSPGGLKTTKEPAPQNVVPNSGVDVKSEQSVTQNSTSKMTVTGWGDMPSTSSSGWGATSADITGTSCWDNVAQKSESSDLKGSCNSKVSQWLESTGVPLGDLDWGQETVEHEEGSEESLDGWTTASKRNRAPKPANDSNAWMTRSLKQLLDMGFKQEDAERALKANHMNIESAIGDLLAMNLSESGDQMSALPEEPDPAEAARIQLQQQQSQNKLNRKQRRKLQQQQQQTEQQNLGEAKPDPKQAPSELSLPKSDSPLSETTPSIHQQSKIADAIPTSKTEDTQEDADNEQTIVPTSKNDKPIQAVAGTSKSVNGQQAQLSGSSKRAGPPLIPPAPGPGVPAPLRPPLALPLLHPQFVQQLHLQQQLRMAQGGLLQPPFTPQQFAMLQQIAQLQLVQQRLAAQSVAQQHLGQKPQVVPQQQLYQQQQQIALMIAQMQQQVLQQQPGLAGRHPTMQFTGMQHPANQQPQQQPSPTSQPKGSKPLNNDKVATDSQPTKTTETVKTQSNETPTVPTGTVEEPTKQPSPVPQSRLTQWKQPLLQDPSTATHPSDTSITPNLGDSKPPTVSSSLSQSVSAVVSAPSVSISDSSDLSGSNSTNVSPRPRIPDPVSSKWGVDAGPKLSADPPEFKPGVPWRPAPKSDKREEARDAISSGVLEIPNQSSSSASSEPRPDNWSAAANQSVSAANSLPPSSTAKASDDAVSAVTTNSSLTGLSIDSSSLEPSKPSWQAIDDKTPLPSFQEANKQASSIVSPLRPPPGLGTENSLPESPLFGDDPPSWLKNLIDTGFNGDKTQPQFHFSRFGFANHPAPWSPRDTGTQPFSPVTPNPQPWTAVGGPTPNLSSSGSIVPLANNVSTVSGSEQQPNLQNSGIIWSTNQPIPSAEEKLTGVHPGAASAPPVPGQSSVPTSRSTSNSMSTWLVLRNLSPRMDYRSLRPLCERHGPLLTFQLNLRHGNSLIRYGSMDEAAKARVALNGLMLNGTQVAADFATDSDIGSFFEQTMDWSANPFPSNTYGNQWSFQNVLGAGTASNGVQTTAKSPLANNPSAAVSEQSPAKITNATSGMQWGAPVGPIPVQAISAAEKSIGNTPVVQWGSVSQGSEHPGIKSNSSAPGMPWGSAPGASPAPSYLWGSGPSPHAPGGNFSQVPSMWSFQTGISRDSEPTGSGDALVSPSMTTFLPPGLLNGGGDSI; encoded by the exons ATGCCAaacgaaggaaaaaaagagtacCTCAAGATATTAGGAGTGGACAACTGCTCATCTGAAA atgaaattaagAGAGCTTATAAGAAACTCGCTCTTCAATTTCACCCGGACAAG AACGGTGACTTCTCGGGAAGAAAACAGTTTGAGGAAATCAGCAAAGCCTTTGAGTCTCTCATGCGGG AGTACAGGAATGATTCCAACAGATCAGATTGCGACCAA GTTTTCTTCGACTTTCTGCGGGACATCTTTGGTTGGAAACAAG ATTCTGAGAGTGCCAGCAGTAACAACTTCCTTATGTACTTCTGCGGATCCAAGCAACATCTATGTTCTTCTGACATGGATTTTGATTCAAG ATACCAAGACAACGAGGATGTAGATGACATTGATGGAGAGAGTGATATTGACAGTATAATGGAGATTATCAAG AATCGCAGAAAGAAGGGAAAACATGTTCCTGAAGAGTTCAAAGAGGAAAAT TTATTGGACATGAAGACCAAACTAAACCAGCACAAGGAAGATATGAAGAAGGATGTTAGCAAAAAG CAAGTAAGCAAGAAGGGAAAAACACCTGTTCCTGTAGCAAAG CCCAAGCCCAAAAGCAAGAAACAACTACAAGCTGAGCAAAGGCGGAGAGAGAAG GAAATGGAGAAGATTGCAATTGAATTagaagagaaaaggaaagaagaagaagagaaagaaaaacagagaaaacag CTGGAGGCCGAAAAACAGAAACGCCTTGAAGAAGAGAGAGTCAAGGCACAGAATGAAGAGAGAAAAAGGCGTGAAAA AGAGCAAAAGGAACGTGAAAGACAACAGAAGCTGGAACAGGAGAGAGAGGAGAAGAGACGGCGCCAGCAGGAGGAAGAAAAAAAGCGAAAAGAGGAggaagagaaaagaaagaaggcTGAGAGGGAAAAAGCTGAAAAAGAGAGAGCAGCCAAAAAG GCTGCCCAGCAAGCTGCAAAAG AAAaagaggacaaagaaaaagCTGCAAACAAAAATCAG AGCATGAAAAGACAGCAGCAACAGCAACGGACAGATCAACAGCAGTACCCAAGGGAAATACCACCAcgatttcaaaagaaaatgaaacaaaaggaaCAACAAACACAGTACACACAACCTCTGCAGCAGCAAACATTACAGCAGCCATCAGTCCCACAACAAACCAAAGTTCAAGCAAAACCGCAACCTACAG TTGGAAAGAAGAAGGATCCAAATCGTTTTGCATCAAAGGAATATGCTGACATTATTGAACCAATGGATGACTCGGGATGGACTCAGGGGGCACCTGGCAAAGGATCAGGATGGGGCAATTCTTTGGACACTTGGGATGATGCTGATAAATGGGGTACAGAGGACAGACTTTGGGGCAATAAAGAAGGGACATGGgataaagttgttgttgatgAGGGTGATAAAGAGACATGGCCTACTGTGGGATCAAAAGGAACAATTGGGGATAAATTAGAAACTACAGGTAATGACCCTGGCTCTGAAAAGGGCCAGTATTCTAGAGACTCTTCTCCAAAAACTTCTGTTTCTTCCATGGGTGGTAAATCAGAAAATACTGGTTCCACTGTCCAAGGAAATGTTGTTTCCAATGTGGACAAAAAGTTGCTACCTTCTAATCATTGGTCTGGGGTGTATCCTTCCTCATCTGAAAACTGGGACATCGTTATGGATGACTCCATTGATAAAGCTATTGACGCTGCTGATGCAGTGAGTGCAAAGGAAAACAGTTCTCTTGCAGCAGGTTGGGATGGAGTGGCTAAGGGTGGGCTGGGAGGGATTATTGGAACTAGTTCGAACTGGGAGGGTGGTTTGAATCCTAAGGACTCAGCAGCATCAGTGTTAAGCAGTGAATCTTCAAAAGGAGGGTTTGCAAACAACTTGAATGCATTTGACACTGACGGCTGGAGTAAAACACCTGGAAAGGGCACAAAGCCGAAACAACCAACAGAAATAAACTCGGGAAGTAATCTTGTGACTGCTTCATGGGGTGGAACCCCAGCTGAGTCTGATCTTAAGTGGACTGAACCGAATTCATCTCCTGGAGGATTAAAAACTACAAAGGAACCTGCTCCACAAAACGTGGTTCCTAATTCTGGAGTGGATGTAAAATCAGAGCAAAGTGTTACACAGAACTCAACCTCTAAAATGACTGTAACAGGGTGGGGTGACATGCCCTCAACTAGTTCATCTGGTTGGGGAGCTACTTCTGCTGATATTACTGGCACATCATGTTGGGACAATGTTGCTCAGAAATCTGAGTCCTCCGACCTCAAGGGTTCTTGTAACAGCAAAGTTTCTCAATGGCTTGAAAGTACAGGGGTACCATTAGGGGACTTGGATTGGGGTCAGGAGACAGTGGAACACGAAGAAGGGTCTGAGGAATCATTGGATGGGTGGACCACTGCTTCCAAACGTAACAGG GCCCCTAAACCTGCCAATGACTCTAATGCTTGGATGACGCGATCGTTGAAGCAACTGCTTGACATGGGCTTTAAG CAAGAGGATGCTGAAAGAGCACTGAAGGCAAATCACATGAACATAGAGAGTGCAATAG GAGATCTGCTTGCAATGAACCTGAGTGAAAGTGGAGATCAGATGTCTGCATTGCCTGAAGAACCTGATCCAGCAGAAGCTGCAAGAATCCAACTACAACAGCAGCAAAGTCAGAATAAACTTAACAGAAAACAGCGTCGAAAACTtcaacagcagcagcaacaaacAGAACAACAAAATCTTGGAGAAGCTAAGCCTGATCCCAAACAGGCACCATCTGAACTCTCACTTCCTAAATCAGATTCTCCGTTAAGTGAAACAACCCCTTCCATCCATCAACAGAGTAAAATTGCAGACGCTATTCCTACATCTAAAACGGAAGATACTCAAGAGGATGCAGATAACGAACAAACCATTGTACCAACCTCAAAGAATGACAAACCAATTCAGGCTGTTGCGGGAACATCGAAATCTGTGAATGGACAACAAGCACAGTTATCAGGAAGCTCTAAGAGAGCTGGCCCACCATTAATACCCCCTGCGCCAGGCCCAGGGGTGCCGGCCCCATTGAGACCTCCTTTAGCGCTTCCTTTGCTTCACCCACAATTTGTTCAACAGCTTCATTTGCAGCAACAACTACGGATGGCCCAAGGGGGCTTGCTGCAGCCTCCGTTCACACCACAACAATTTGCTATGCTGCAGCAGATTGCTCAGTTGCAGCTTGTGCAGCAGCGCCTCGCTGCACAGTCGGTTGCACAGCAACACTTGGGACAGAAACCACAGGTAGTGCCACAACAGCAACTTtatcagcaacaacaacagattGCACTCATGATCGCTCAGATGCAGCAACAAGTTCTTCAACAGCAGCCTGGTTTGGCAGGGAGACACCCTACAATGCAATTCACTGGAATGCAGCACCCTGCAAATCAACAGCCTCAGCAACAACCTTCTCCTACTTCACAACCTAAAGGCAGCAAACCCTTAAATAATGATAAAGTGGCGACTGATTCTCAACCGACTAAAACTACAGAAACTGTTAAAACTCAGTCGAATGAAACTCCTACTGTCCCTACAGGAACAGTGGAGGAACCAACTAAACAACCTTCACCAGTTCCGCAATCACGATTAACACAGTGGAAGCAACCGCTACTACAAGATCCAAGCACAGCCACACATCCTTCAGACACAAGCATCACACCAAATTTAGGGGACTCTAAACCTCCAACGGTCTCATCGTCATTATCACAGTCTGTGTCTGCTGTTGTTTCAGCACCTTCTGTTTCCATCAGTGATAGTTCGGATCTGTCAGGTTCCAATAGTACCAATGTATCACCACGCCCAAGGATTCCCGACCCTGTGTCAAGTAAGTGGGGTGTTGATGCAGGTCCAAAGCTTTCAGCAGATCCACCAGAGTTTAAACCTGGTGTGCCATGGCGTCCTGCACCAAAAAGTGACAAAAGGGAAGAAGCGAGGGATGCTATCTCGTCTGGCGTTCTTGAAATTCCAAATCAATCATCCTCCTCCGCAAGTAGTGAACCACGGCCAGATAACTGGTCCGCAGCAGCAAATCAGTCCGTCAGTGCAGCCAACAGTCTACCTCCTTCAAGCACTGCAAAGGCATCAGATGATGCAGTCAGCGCAGTGACGACCAATTCATCTCTCACTGGACTATCAATTGATAGCAGCTCGTTAGAGCCAAGTAAGCCTTCTTGGCAAGCAATCGATGATAAAACACCACTCCCGTCCTTTCAGGAAGCAAACAAACAAGCGTCGAGTATTGTATCTCCATTACGACCTCCTCCGGGGCTGGGGACAGAAAATTCCCTGCCAGAGTCACCCCTTTTTGGCGATGATCCTCCATCTTGGCTGAAAAACCTGATAGACACTGGTTTCAATGGCGATAAGACACAGCCTCAATTTCACTTCAGCCGATTTGGCTTTGCGAATCATCCTGCCCCGTGGAGTCCTCGAGATACAGGAACACAACCATTCAGTCCCGTTACACCAAACCCTCAGCCCTGGACAGCTGTAGGGGGACCAACTCCAAATTTATCATCTTCAGGGTCAATAGTTCCTTTGGCGAACAATGTGAGTACTGTCTCTGGTAGCGAGCAACAACCAAACCTTCAGAACTCTGGCATCATCTGGTCAACTAATCAACCAATTCCCAGTGCGGAGGAAAAGTTAACAGGGGTTCATCCTGGGGCAGCCTCTGCTCCCCCTGTACCTGGGCAAAGTTCGGTCCCTACCTCCAGAAGCACGTCGAATTCAATGTCTACTTGGTTGGTGCtgcgtaatttgtcaccaagG ATGGACTACAGATCTTTAAGACCCCTTTGCGAGAGACACGGCCCTTTGCTCACGTTCCAACTAAACCTTCGTCATGGCAACAGCTTGATTCGATACGGCAGCATGGATGAGGCAGCCAAGGCAAGGGTGGCGTTAAATGGTTTGATGCTGAATGGAACTCAGGTGGCTGCTGACTTTGCCACTGACAGTGACATCGGCAGCTTTTTTGAACAGACTATGGACTGGAGTGCTAATCCGTTCCCTAGCAACACATACGGTAACCAGTGGTCTTTTCAGAATGTGCTTGGCGCTGGTACCGCCAGTAATGGTGTTCAAACAACAGCAAAATCTCCACTTGCTAATAATCCATCTGCTGCCGTAAGTGAACAGTCTCCCGCTAAGATCACTAATGCTACTTCTGGAATGCAGTGGGGTGCTCCGGTTGGACCCATACCAGTTCAGGCTATCTCTGCTGCAGAGAAGTCCATAGGCAATACACCTGTGGTTCAGTGGGGAAGCGTTTCGCAAGGCAGCGAGCACCCTGGTATCAAGTCTAACAGTTCAGCTCCCGGCATGCCATGGGGGAGCGCACCAGGAGCTTCTCCAGCCCCATCATACTTGTGGGGCTCAGGCCCCTCGCCTCATGCCCCCGGAGGCAATTTTTCTCAAGTTCCCAGCATGTGGTCGTTCCAAACAGGGATCTCACGGGATTCAGAACCCACAGGATCCGGTGACGCGCTTGTTAGTCCTTCTATGACCACGTTTCTCCCGCCAGGCCTTTTAAACGGCGGAGGTGACTCGATCTGA